The genomic region TACGTCTCGTAACTCCttaataatcagatcagcgtggtgatcaattgttacgtaaatcactagcctttctggtatgctttcgaaattatcttttTCCTAGAGAACGAAGaggctgtgaatatcttcgatcattttcaaattagagtgataagtcgggcgttcggtggaaagatccatatgtttCCAGataagagtcagtagtgctcgttggtttgctgagaacgaaagtgcagatccggataaggcgttgtaaaccttaaagtaaatgatcttctgatctcgacaaaatcttgtctcgagaatagtgcgaaccattgaattgtgctctcgtttcctttcttcatggtagatatgatcgtgaagagtattgataaagtcttgaattcgcccttctaagatttcaacattatcatCTTCTCTCGGTAGATAGATGTTGTATTCATCTTCAATAGCCTTAATCCACCTCTTTAAACGAGGTGTGAAAATAATTGTCGatctacggatggcttcgagaatatcttcatattcatcggtgtcattgatgaaggttatcatgttgaCATGGttagatatgaccggaatctgatctgaagaagagtccagcTCCTCTTTATCTGCTGCGGGTGGAGAATATGaatcatccagaatgtcttcattttGCTCCTTTTCCCCATCATCATCGGTATAGCTTTCTTCTGTAGATTCGTCTGATGagcgggttatatatatatatatatatatatatatatatatatatatatatatatatatatatatatatatatatatatatatatatatatatatatatatatatatatgaatcaccaCTCAAGTCATTATAATTGAGATGATGATGCTCCCTCCATTACAAAAAATGTCCGCTAGAAAAAAAATTGGATTAAGATAACTTTTATTCCttataaatattagtttagttATTATATTCAAGGTAAATTTGACTGAATTTTTTTTAAGAATTGTGAATAATAAATGATAGTAAACTAAGGGGTTTAATGATGTTTAGTGAATATTTTTTACAAGTGAATAATTATTTTAAGACATATATAAAAATACTAAGGTATATACTCCATCTGTCCCAAATCTATTGTCTAGTATTCCATTTTAGAATGTCAAAAATTAACTGCCCTTCGTTTGATTCTACAGTAGGGTCCTGCTTATTATTTCGGTCCTTACGGCAATGCAAATCTACTGGTGTTTGGTTTTTATTTTGCCCAATGCAATAATAAAGGAGATAGAGAAGCTTATACGAGGTTTCCTTTGGTGCCAAGGCGATCTTAAAAGGGGTAAAGCCAAGGTTCGTTGGGATGATGTGTGTTTGTCTAAAGACGAAGGAGGTCTTGGGATTAAGagattgaaagcttggaatacggCATTAATGTCTTCTTTACTATGGCGTTTAATGACGGTCAAACATTCATTATGGGTCCAATGGACTAATGAACACAAGCTAGAAGGTCGCAACATTTGGGAGATTGGTATTGATTCGAATGCTTCATGGAGTTGGCGTAAACTTACGCAGATAAGGCCTCTGATTCGGAAGTTTTTTGTGTATCAAGTGGGAAATGGTCAAATCGCCTATGTTTGGTTCGACTCATGGTGTAACATTAGTCCTTTAGTTGACATTATTCCCATTGATGAGATCGTGAATGACGGTTTCTACAAGTATGATCGGGTGTGTGATATTATTAGCTCGAATGGTGCTGTGTGGCCGA from Rutidosis leptorrhynchoides isolate AG116_Rl617_1_P2 chromosome 9, CSIRO_AGI_Rlap_v1, whole genome shotgun sequence harbors:
- the LOC139868472 gene encoding uncharacterized mitochondrial protein AtMg00310-like; the protein is MQIYWCLVFILPNAIIKEIEKLIRGFLWCQGDLKRGKAKVRWDDVCLSKDEGGLGIKRLKAWNTALMSSLLWRLMTVKHSLWVQWTNEHKLEGRNIWEIGIDSNASWSWRKLTQIRPLIRKFFVYQVGNGQIAYVWFDSWCNISPLVDIIPIDEIVNDGFYKYDRVCDIISSNGAVWPMDWMQRYPELQSITFPMFSDQDDRLYWKGCDATLYTGSVEYGSQFVQELLG